The DNA segment AGCGCGATCACCAGATAGGAGTCCCGCCGTTTTTTCAGGTACAGGAGCAGAAAGCAGATCATGATAAGCTGGTACAGTACCGTCACCATGTCTGTCTTTGCCGATATGGCCATGTTCATGACGCCGGGGATGCAGGAAACCATCGCCGCGCAGAGAAGACTGTAACGGCGGCTCACAAATAACTCCGCAATTTTCCCGCAGGAAAACAGGACGCCGGCGGCCGCCCACACCTGGAATGCCAGAAAAAATCCGTAGGACGGCAGGCCGGAAAGCGGCAGAAGCAGGATCTCAAGGCCCTTCGGGTAGGTGTAGACCACATTGACGCTCCCCAGGTTCTCATAAATCCCGTTCCCATTGTTTAACACATATTCCGACCGGAGGCCATAGTGAAGGGAATCGTAATCCAGGCAGATGTTCATCCGGCCCGCCTGCATAAAAAGGATCGCAAGCATCACGGAAACCATAACCGCCGCCGTAAAGCTCATGGGCCGCTTTTTCACAAGAAACCGTTTCCGCCAGGACGAATTCACAGAAAGCCTTGCCGCCATGCGGGACGCCGCAGGCACCAGATAAACGGCCGCAAGGAGCGCCGTCAGGATCCTGGTATGGGCGATGCTTCCGATTCCCGCAAGGGACAGGAGGCAGAAGGCTAAAATCATAAGGCCGCTTCCCAGGACGAAATCTGCCATAGCCGTAATCTCATGGAATTCCAGGAAGCCGTTTTCGCCTTTTTTTGCTGCCCCGCCTGCTATCTGGCGGCGGAGCGTGCTCCCGAGCCGGATCAAAAGAAGGACGTAAAGCCCTGACACGAGAAGCGGGAAGAACGCCCGGTGCAGCCACGAAAAGACTGCGCCTGCCAGAAACAGAAGGCACCACCGGACGACCGGCACCCGGCACCTTTTTAAAATGAGAAAGAACACGCCGAAGAGGACTGCCGTTTCCAAAAGCAGCCCCACACTCTCCGGCTCCCAGAGCCGTTCTCCGTCGACACCTATGACATAAATCTGGCCGATCCCGATTAACAGGGCCGCCGCCGTCACCATTGCCAGAAAGATGAGGCAGGCCCATTCCTTTTTCTTCATGTCACCCCCGCGTATGTCCTATGCGATAAAAAAGTGTGCGCTGCGGCGCACACTCGCGCCGGAGCGCGGCTGCGTCAGCAGCCATATTCCTCTGCGCGAAGTGCGCATCCTTGCGGAGCGTTTTTGTTTCATAGGACGCAATTTTCTATGAAACAAAAAACCGCTCCTCCAACATCAGGCACAGGGCGTGATACACCGGAAGATGGAGCTCCTGGATCTTATACGTTTCCGTCCCCGGAACGACGATGGCCGCATCCGCAAAGGCCGCCAGCTTCCCGCCGTCTTTTCCCGAAAGGCAGAGAACCTTCATGCCCTTCGCCCGCGCCGTCACGGCTGCGTACATGACATTCTCCGCATTTCCGGACGTGCTGATCCCCAGGAACACATCGCCCGGCCGGCCGTAGCCGTTGACCTGCTGTGCATAGGAAAGCGTGCCGTCCACGTCGTTTGCAAAGGCCGAGGACAGCGCCGCATGGCCCGAGAGGGCGATGGCCATAAGCCCGCCCTGGAGCTTTTCGGAAAGCTCGGCGCCGCGCACGTGGTCTGCCTCCGACAAAGCTCTTGCCATCTCTTCGCCCACCGGGCGGCGTTTTACAAAGCCCTTCATCAATTCTCCCACAATATGCTCCGAATCGGCGGCACTCCCGCCGTTTCCCGCAATTAAGAGCTTTCCGCCGCCTGCGTAGCAGGCCTCGAGAATCTCATACGCCTTCCGGATTTCCCCCTTTACCGCTTCCAGCGCTGGATAGCGAAGAACCAGTCCGTCCAGTATTTCTTTTATCTTTTCCTGCATGTCCATGTCTCCTGTCCTGTTTTTGTGCACAATGATAGAATAGCCGCTTACGCGACTATTCTCCATATCCGTTCACGGATATGGGCCTCCGGCGGATTCCAGCGCCCGGATTTTTGCGGTGTACGCAAAAACCGGCATCCGCAATGATAGAATAGCCGCTTACGCGACTATTCTATCATATATCATCCCGTCTTTCCATAAGGTTTTCGTGTTTCGGACGAAAAAACGCCCCTCCATGACCGGTGGAGGGGCGAAATCTATTGGTGCGGGCCAAAATGACCGGTTTTGGCCTGCACCGTCCAATTAAGGGGGAGTTGTCTAGCTCTCAAGCGGATTCCATACGAGATCCATGACCTCTTCTTCCTGGCCTTCCTCGTATGCCGTAATCAGATCAAGACGGATGTAGTCTGCCACGATCTGCTCAAGTCCGGCTTCGCTGAAATCCTTGTCGATATCGAAATCCAGAACCTCAAACATTTCAAGGTTCATGTCGTAGTCTCCGGAAATCATATTGTTGTCTAAAAGCATCTGGACAGCCTCAGCTCCATTCTCTTCCATCCATTTGCTTGCCTTGCGGACGCAGTCCGTGATCTTCTTCGCCGTAATCGGGTTCTCCTCTACGAACGTCTTGCTCATGGCAAGTACGCAGCAGGGCTCTCCGGCGAAGTCGTCGTCAAGCAGGGAACGGACGCATACAAGCGTTCCATCCTGAACGAAAGGATATGCATAAATATCGGTAAACAGGGATGCGCTGATTTCTCCGCTTTCCATTGCGTTGATGGCAGCGTCGTTTTCTACCTGCATGATCTTGATGTCGGTGAGCGGGTTGATGCCGTCCACGTCAAAGAAACGGCAGGTAATGTTATAGCCGCTGGAACCGATGGGATCCGGTGTGGAAACATTCTTTCCAACCAGGTCAGCCGTCGTCGTGATGCCGCTGTCTGCCAGAGCATATAAGGAACGGCAGCCTGTATGGGCGCCTGCAACGAATTCCAGGTCTACGCCGTTGGTAGCCGGCACTAACATCGTGGAAATGTGGCCTACTG comes from the Eubacteriaceae bacterium Marseille-Q4139 genome and includes:
- a CDS encoding SIS domain-containing protein → MQEKIKEILDGLVLRYPALEAVKGEIRKAYEILEACYAGGGKLLIAGNGGSAADSEHIVGELMKGFVKRRPVGEEMARALSEADHVRGAELSEKLQGGLMAIALSGHAALSSAFANDVDGTLSYAQQVNGYGRPGDVFLGISTSGNAENVMYAAVTARAKGMKVLCLSGKDGGKLAAFADAAIVVPGTETYKIQELHLPVYHALCLMLEERFFVS
- a CDS encoding ABC transporter substrate-binding protein, yielding MRKRHYLIAGALCAAMALSLTACGEQGAAKETTAAETTAAETTTAAETTAEAATEAASEEASDEETEAAEAAAEVDEEAWKAEPAYGKPVTYYYTGGNCTSAPWFADVLGYYEEEGIEVEMVAGSSYTEALGTGAADLAVGHISTMLVPATNGVDLEFVAGAHTGCRSLYALADSGITTTADLVGKNVSTPDPIGSSGYNITCRFFDVDGINPLTDIKIMQVENDAAINAMESGEISASLFTDIYAYPFVQDGTLVCVRSLLDDDFAGEPCCVLAMSKTFVEENPITAKKITDCVRKASKWMEENGAEAVQMLLDNNMISGDYDMNLEMFEVLDFDIDKDFSEAGLEQIVADYIRLDLITAYEEGQEEEVMDLVWNPLES